Genomic segment of Pseudothermotoga hypogea DSM 11164 = NBRC 106472:
TGGTAATGGCAAGGGAAATCTCCGTTTCGAGTGTGCGCTTTTTGGAGTTGAGCGAGAACGTAGTGGTGAGCGAAAACGAACTGACAGTTCTGTACGCCCCGGGGGACAACAGGGTTATAATCAGACCGTACGTACCAGAGTACGATGGAGCTGACTGGCCAGTTTACGCTGAGGTCAGGAAGATAGCTGAGAAGTTGTGTCAGAGATTCTCCCTCAAGCTTGAGATCTGTCCCCTGATCGTGCTACCACCGCAAACCATGACGATGCTGATTCTTGTGGAGGATCAAGCACTACTCGATGAGCTGAAAGGGTTTCTGGAGGATCTCGTGAGATGAAGAAGTTTGTACTTGTTCTGCTGATCGTCCTCTCAGCGCAGCTCGTGGCGAGACAGTTGACACTCTTTTATCTCGATGATAAGCTCAATCCAGTTTCTGTTCGACAGAACGTTGGTGATGACAGCGACCTGGTGAAAACGATCTTCGACAGGTTGGCTTCTCCGCCGAACGGGCTGAAGAGTTTCGTCCCAAGCGATGTTTTGAGGGCTTACTTTTTCGTGGAAAGTTACCTGGTCATCGATCTGAAGAGAGGCCCTATATCCATGCTCGATTTCACGCAGGAGCGGTTCTTCGTGCATCAACTCTTGAGGACCATCTTCGAGAACTTTTCCGGGATCGACGCTGTCTACTTCCTGGTGGATGGTTCAAGAAGAGATGTGCTCACGAAGATGGTGGACGTGAGGTTTGGGTTTGCAAGGCACTTTTGGAGCCGCTGGCCAGTGGAGGGTGAACAGTAATGGACTCGGTTCAGCTCGGTGACAGGGTCTTGGCGTTGTTCGAGGATGGTCGCTCGTTCCTCTTCAAGGTTCAGGACGGTAAGCTCCAGACTCACCACGGGATCATAGATCTGGCATCACTCGTTGGTAAGAACTACGGGAGCGTTTGTGAAACGCACACAAAGGAACGTTTTTACATCATGAAACCCCGTTTGGTCGACGAGATTTACAAGATGAAACGGCAGACGCAGATAGTCTATCCTAAGGACATAGGCTTCATTCTGTTGATGCTCGATGTGCACGAAGGTAAAACGGTCATAGATGCAGGAGTTGGCAGTGGTGCAATGTGTGCGGCACTGGCTCGAGCGGTGGGAACCAAAGGTAAGGTCTATGCGTACGAAAGAAGAGAAGAGTTCAAGAAATTAGCGCAAGAGAATCTGACAAAGTGGGGTTTGGCGGACAGGGTTGAGATCAAGCTGAGAGACATATCCGAAGGTTTTGACGAACGAGTAGATGCGATCTTTTTGGACGTTCCTGACCCGTGGAACTACATTCGACAATGCTATGAGGCACTGAACGGTTCTGGAAACATCGCGATCGTGTGTCCCACGACGAACCAAGTCCAGCACGTGCTCGAGGAGATCTCGAAGTTTTCGTTCGTGGGTATCGAGGTGTGGGAGAGTTTGTTCAGGCAGTACAAACCCGTTGCAGATAGACTCAGACCCTTTGACAGGATGGTCGCACACACCGCCTACATGATTTTCGCACGGAAGGTAATGAACGATTGGAGGGATTGAAATGAGGAAAAACGTGTTTGTTGTCGTGACAGTTGGTGTGGTCGTACTCCTCACAGCATGGCTTCTGAGCGGAGCTGTGACCCCCAAAGATGTGGACAAGGCCTTGACTCCTTTCTACCAAACTCTTTCTTACATTCTGAACGCCTACTACGAGAGGGACAGCATCGACTTGAACAAGCTCATCGACTCCGCGATCGATGGTCTGGTGAAAGGTCTCGGCGACGATTTTTCTTACTACGAGGGTCCGGAAGAGGTTGAGGAAAAGCAGATCGAGATGGAAGGCGAGTACGGAGGTCTCGGTATAGAAGTGACGTACGACAGCGAGTACAAAGCAGTGAAGGTCATAGCGCCCATGTACGGAACTCCCGCCTGGCGGGCCGGCCTGAAACCGGGTGACAGGATTGTTTCGATAGACGATCAACCCGTCAGTGAGATGCAGTACATGGAGGCGGTTCGAAAGCTGAGGGGTCAGCCCGGCACTCAGGTGAAGATCAAGGTTCTGAGGGAAGGTGTGCAGGAATTGTTGACCTTCGAGATCGTCAGAGAGGTCATCCGAATCGTACCGGTCAAGCATGCTTACATCGAGACACAAAAAGGGCGCGTCGGCTACGTCATGATCACCCGGTTCGGTGCGAAGACTACCCAGGAGATGGCTTCGGCCCTGGACGAAATCTTTGAGAAGGGCGTTCAAGGCATATTGTTGGACCTGAGAAACAATCCAGGAGGCTATCTGAACAGCGCAATAGACGTTGCGAGTTTCTTTGTGGACAAGGGAATCATCGTGAAAACGAGGAACGCTTATGGTGTTGAAGAAGTGTACGAGTCGAAGGGCAACAAGTATCCCAATGTCCCCGTCGTGATTTTGGTGAACAAAGGTTCCGCCTCGGCATCCGAGATAGTTACCGGAGCGCTGAAGGACAACAACGTGGCTAAGATCGTTGGACAGACGACTTTCGGAAAAGGCTCTGTTCAAACCGGATTTCCTCTTGCCAACGGTGGGACGCTGTATTTGACCACGGCAAGGTACATGACACCTTCCGGCAAAGATATCCACAGGATAGGGATCGAACCGGATGTTGTGGTAGAAGAGGAGAATGAAAAACCGAGGGAAACTCTGGTGTACGACTACACGAAGAAAATCGTTGAAGTCAATTTGGAAGATCCTTTCATCGCAAAAGGCTTAGAAACATTGCTGGAGTTGATTGAATGACGTCTTTCGGCTTTGCCACGATCTGCTTTTCAATCTGTTTGGTCGTGGCACTGCTTTTTCAGCTTCAACTTGGAATGAACAAAGATTTGATCTGGATAGAACCTTTCCCGAAGGTGAGGCTACGCTCACCGTTCCAAAACTTCCTCTCTGCGCTGGGGAAAAAGATGAACTTCTTGATGGAGTTACACCAGCTTCCGATCGCCAATTTTTTGATACCTTCACAGGGCGGAACGGTTGCGGTGTTGAGGTTGGAGCGACTTGCGGATTATTATTCTGTCCTGATGAAGGAGAAAGAAAAACCAATCGAAAACAGAGTCGAAGTGGAAATAGCAGGTTCAAAGAAGATCGTTCGTGCCAGTTTCGAGAAGAACGGTGTGAAGATAATGTATTCTGCCTCGATAGTTTTGGATGAAGAAGGGCAGGTACTGACAAACCATTCGGACGTCGCGAAGATCCTGATCCAGGTTCTGGACGGTGAGTCACAGCGTGTGAATGCCGTAAAGAGCGGGGAGGAGTACATAGAATCATTGAAAAACTTAGCTTCGAAGTACGGGATTGAGGTGCTAACGGCAAAATGAGGATTCTGAAATGCCTCTTTGTGAAAGACGCCTTTCTCAAAGTTCATGAAACCTGGTCTTTCCTGATCGCTTTGATCACGTTCAACACAGTCATAATCGCATTCTGGGATAACTTCCAGCTTGTTTTTGTTGGAACCAACCTGCTTGTGAAGTACATAGAGATGAACGTGGCTTTTCTTATCTACGTGTTTCTGCTCTGTGGCTTGACCTTGTTGCGCCGTGATGTACAAGACGCACTTTCCGTACCGCTGTTGTTTTTTCCCTACATCTTGACTCCTATTTATGCAGTGATGCTGGCCTGGCTCAGGTTCCCAAAAGCCCTGTCCTTCACGATCGCGTTTGTCCATTCAATCTTCCTCGCCAGTGAGCACGATCCACTGATCCTGTCGGTGAGAATCTTTGCCTACCTTGGTCTACTCACGGTGGTGAGATACTGGATATGACAGACCTTGTGTTGAGACATCACCGTACCTTGTTGGTCGTTTTTTTGCTTTCAGCTTTTCTCTTCGCTCTTTTTGGACTCAGGAGAATCTCCATAAATTCTGATCTGACGAACTTAGCCGACAAGTTCGACCAAAACTACAAAGAACAGATAGGCTTCCTGTCCGAGAAGCTTTCTTCGAACATTCTGGTGGTGCTCGCATATACAGACGGCAACATTGAAAAGGCGAAGAGGGCTGTTGAGCTTTTGAAGGAACGGTTCGAGGAGAGCGGATACGTTTCAGAAACGTTGAAGATGGATAATCCCGAGCTGTTTGTGAAGTACGGCTTTCTGGGCCTCGATTCGGAAGTGTTACGCCGGGTACAGAACGCTTTCGATTTTGGTGAGGGAAGTTTCCTGGATTTTTCTCAGTGGAGAAATTTGTTCGCTTCTTTGTCAATGCTCAACGAGCTTGCGGAAGAATACATCAACAGGAAGGGCATCGAGCAGTACATACTGCTCTCTCCAGATCAGCGTTTGATACTCATCAACTTCGCTTTGAATTCGAGCGTGAGCGATGTTAACGCCATCTATCAAGCCGTTGCCGGACTGCGCAACACTGCGAAGGAAGTGAGCAAAGCTACCGGAGTTCGATTTGCGTTCACAGGTACACCCGCGGGTGTATATGAATCGAACAATCAGGTTCAGAGAGATTTCGCCATCACCTCCATCGTATCGTTGTCCGGAATAAGCTTAATAGTCTATTTGGGCTATGGAAGTTTGAGTGTCTTACTCTGTCTTTTCCTCTCGATGGTAGTTGGCATGTGCATGACCCTTGGTTTGGCAGGCCTCCTGGTTGGCGAGATCAACATAGTGACTTCCTTCGTGAACGCAATGGTGTTGGGACTCGGGATCGACTACGGAATTCATGTCATGACGAGGATCGCAGAATATTCGAGATTCAAGGATCTCAGAGAAGGTATCAAGGAAGCTCTCTCGGAATTGCTCAAACCCAGTCTGATTGCTCTTTTGACGACCGTAGGCGCCTTTAGTTCGATGTACCTTGGACTCTCAAGACCTTTCGTTCAGATGGCAACCTTCTCCATCATCGGTATGATCTGCTTTTATCTGACCATGATGCTCTTTTTGCCGTCGATGCTCTTGAGTTTAAGAATTCGGCCCGTCGAACATGAGAAACTCACTTTCCTGAGGAGACTCTTTTCGATGAGTCGGTCAAGGAGGTTTGCGCTTGTAGTTTCTGCTGTACTGATCGCATTCATTCCATTGGGAGCTTTGAATTTAAAGGAATACTGGTACACTCCTCCGGGACTCGTTGCCAAGCGAGCCGAGTCTGCCATGGCCTTCGCTGAGCTGAAGAAGAGTTTTCAGAGGGTTGGCTTCGGAGAAATCTGTGTGGTCGCAGAAGATTTGGAAGAGTTGCATCGGTTGGACCAGTTGCTGAAAAGCTCTGATCTTTTCATTCCACCGCTGTCGGTACTGAGCCTGATGGAGTTCTCGAAGTTCGATGGTAATGGAAGTGCACAGAATCTCTACGCGAGTCTCAGTGAAATGGTGAACAATCCTTTCTTACTGGCCGTTTTCAAAAGAATCGGTATGTATCCGCAGATTTTGGATATGCTCAGACTCTTAAAAGGCTCGAAAGATTTGAACGACGTGCTGAGTGAGCTTCAGAAAGACGTTCCTCTCTTTTTCTATCAAAGAGCTGGACACACCATGTACGTTCTTTACACGGACACAACGAAAGATTTGTACAAAGACAATCGTCTGAAGATCGTTCACAACTTTGTCACCGAAAATGGCGTCAAATCTTTCGGGACACCCATGATACTCTACATGATCATGGAGGACATGAGAAAGAGCATGTACTCAGTGATATTTCTTACCGTTTGTGGTATCTTTTTCATGTTGCTGCTGAGCGTCAGATCTTTAAAAGCCAGTCTCTGGATCACTGTGGGAGTCTTGGCTTCCATAGTTGGAACGTTTGGAGCGGGGTCATTGCTCAACATCCGTACCACGTTCATGACCTTGCTTTCTGTGCCTTTGCTGCTTGGACTCGGGGTGGACAGTTTCATTCACATGAGACACGCGGTCTTGAGGAACGACGAGACACACACCTATAGGACTTTCAAATCGGTGTTCCTGTCTATTATAACGACCATAGCGGCTTTTGGAAGTTTCTCTACGGCTCAGGGCCAGCTCCTGAGGGAGTTCGGCGTTCTCATGGGGATAGGATTCGTGATGTGTTTCTTCACAACCGCGCTTTTGAGCTTCCACGTTCTTGGAGGTGAAGATCGTGAAAATAGCGATGTTCACTGAAACTTACGTTCCTCAAAAAAATGGCGTTGCGACGTCTGTCTTTCTATACAAGCGTGCGCTCGAAGAGCGAGGCCATCAGGTGTACGTTGTCACGACAGTCGGGCAGACCAACGACGAGATTTTCGTGCTGAAGAGTTCACAGTTCAAGTACGAATCGAACCACGTAATTCCAACCAGTGGTCGGCTACTCCCCGTGCTCGATTTCGTTCGCAGAAAAAGAGTCGAGATCATTCACAGCCATGCCCCGTTCGCACTCGGACTGAGGGCTCTTGCAACGCAAAAATATCTGAAAATTCCTCACGTTCACACGTACCACACTTTGCTGGTCGAATACCGACACTACATTCCAAAGCCACTCACACCTTCGAGAGAAAGTGTTGCGGAGTTTTCCGCCTGGTTCTGCAACATGGTCAACAGGATCGTCGCACCGACCGAAAACATAAAACAAGAACTGATGGGTTATGGCGTGGTGAAACCCATTCACGTGATACCAACCGGGATCGATGTGGAATCTTTCGAAAGACCTTCACTCCTCGACGTAAGGAAGAGGCACGGAATATCTCCCCAGACAAAGTTGTTGCTCTACGTTGGAAGGTTGGCGAAAGAAAAGAACGTGTCTTTTCTGCTCCGTGTGCTCAGAGAGCTGTTGAACAAAAACTACGATGTAATCCTCATATTCGTCGGTGATGGGCCCGAGAGAGACCAGCTGGAAGAGGAAGCAAAAGGGCTCGAAATAGAAGACAGAGTGACCTTCACTGGTGCCCTTCCACGAGAACAACTCGTTGACTACTATCAGCAGGCTGATCTGTTCGTCTTCGCCTCGATGACTGAAACTCAAGGGCTCGTGGTCCTCGAATCTCTGGCGGCAGGGACGCCCGTGGTGGCCGTCGCGAAAATGGGAATCGCAAACGTTTTGAAGGATCGTAAGGGTGCTTTGCTCTTACAGGAACCAAAACTGGAAGAGTTCGTCGAAAAAGTGGAAATGCTGCTTTCCGATACGAGACTGTACGATGAGATGAGATCGGAAGGAAAAGCTTACGTGAAACAGCACTGGTCCATACAAAAAACGGTCCAGGATCTGGAAAAAGTTTACGAGCTGAGCCTTCTCGAAGGTCCAGCCGAAGTGGAGTATTATACCAGCGTGTGGATCGAGATCATCGTGGAGAAGATGAAACAGATCTCCAGCAAGATCTTCACTTCAGGAGGTGGTAGGCGTGCTGGCTTTGCACCTTTTTCTCGGACACGTGGTCGCTGACCATGCATTCACAAACAATGCGAAAATAAGAACTTACAAAGGTTCGAAGCTGTTTGGGCACATCCTCTGGTCGTTCTTTGCAATCCTGGCCTTCACGTTCGATGTGTTTTTGTACTCGAAGCTTGGCACGGCCTTGCTCTTCGGGTTCTTCGCAATACACGCTCTGCTCGACGTTCTCAGGGTGAAGGTCTATCCGAGAGGCACGCCGCTGCACCTCGTTGAGCTCGCCGGGCTCGCCTCCGCCTTCATTTTCAACGTGATGGGTATGAACTTGTTGAACAGATCTTATCTGTCGAACGAGTTCGTTCTCTATCTGCTCGGTATGTCGGCTGTGTCGGTTGGAGTGACGTACTTCTTTAGAAATTTCTATCCGAAAGACGAATTCATGTCTGACATAGATGGCATTTCCGAAAGACTGGCAGTCTTCATTTTTCTGCTCGCTTCAAAGCCTCTTTTCGTCTTTCTCTCACTGGTGATCGCTTTGTTCTACCGTCTCATCTTCGTGAAGAAGTTCGATCACACGTGGTGGATCAGTCCGGCCAGCGGGCTGCTGATCAGTCTCGCATGGAGGTTCATGCTCTATCGATGATCGGTGAAAAACTCATAAGGGTACCGATCATAGGTTCAACCAACGATTTTCTCAAGGAAAACTGGAAACTGTTTCCGCATGGCACGGTAATCGTTGCGGACGTTCAAACCACGGGCCGTGGCAGGTTCAACAGAGCCTGGTATTCGCCCGAAGGAGGACTGTGGTTCTCGGTACTTTTCAAACCCAGAAAGAACATGCGACCGAACTTTTACACGAAGCTCAGCGCGGTCTCGATCGTCAGATCCTTAAGACCATTGAAGGTCGAAGCAAAGTTGAAGTGGCCGAACGATGTCTACGTAGATGGGAAGAAACTCGCAGGCATACTCACAGAAACTATTTTCGAAGAAGATCGACTGGGAGCGATCATCGTGGGAATAGGCATGAACGTCAACAACGAGATCCCCAAAGAGCTTGAGAAGAAAGCCACGAGTCTTAAGCTTCTGGTTGGTGAAGAACTCGAAAGGTTGTCGGTGCTGTCTATGATCCTCAGAGAGATGAACAGAGCTCTCAGAGTATATTCAAGAAAACCAGAGGCCTTGACACGGGTGTGGAAAAACATGTTGATTCAAAAAGAAGGGCAGCTCATTTGTGTGAACGTGGGCGGTGAAACGTTGAAGGGTGAGATCGTTCAGATAGACGATGAATCGATCACACTCAGAATACAAGACAAAACGATGCGCCTCAGTTCGCTGGAGATTGTGGACTGTTAGGAGGATCTGATTCGTTCCTTCCTGTTCGACCAACGATTTTGACCCCGTTTTCCTCAACGATTGCTTCGATCTCACGGAAAGGGAAGATGATCTTTATTGCGTCGCCTATTTTCACTTCATAAGACGATTTAACAACCCTTCCATTGACCAGGACCTTCCCGC
This window contains:
- a CDS encoding GerMN domain-containing protein, with translation MKKFVLVLLIVLSAQLVARQLTLFYLDDKLNPVSVRQNVGDDSDLVKTIFDRLASPPNGLKSFVPSDVLRAYFFVESYLVIDLKRGPISMLDFTQERFFVHQLLRTIFENFSGIDAVYFLVDGSRRDVLTKMVDVRFGFARHFWSRWPVEGEQ
- a CDS encoding tRNA (adenine-N1)-methyltransferase, which gives rise to MDSVQLGDRVLALFEDGRSFLFKVQDGKLQTHHGIIDLASLVGKNYGSVCETHTKERFYIMKPRLVDEIYKMKRQTQIVYPKDIGFILLMLDVHEGKTVIDAGVGSGAMCAALARAVGTKGKVYAYERREEFKKLAQENLTKWGLADRVEIKLRDISEGFDERVDAIFLDVPDPWNYIRQCYEALNGSGNIAIVCPTTNQVQHVLEEISKFSFVGIEVWESLFRQYKPVADRLRPFDRMVAHTAYMIFARKVMNDWRD
- a CDS encoding S41 family peptidase — translated: MRKNVFVVVTVGVVVLLTAWLLSGAVTPKDVDKALTPFYQTLSYILNAYYERDSIDLNKLIDSAIDGLVKGLGDDFSYYEGPEEVEEKQIEMEGEYGGLGIEVTYDSEYKAVKVIAPMYGTPAWRAGLKPGDRIVSIDDQPVSEMQYMEAVRKLRGQPGTQVKIKVLREGVQELLTFEIVREVIRIVPVKHAYIETQKGRVGYVMITRFGAKTTQEMASALDEIFEKGVQGILLDLRNNPGGYLNSAIDVASFFVDKGIIVKTRNAYGVEEVYESKGNKYPNVPVVILVNKGSASASEIVTGALKDNNVAKIVGQTTFGKGSVQTGFPLANGGTLYLTTARYMTPSGKDIHRIGIEPDVVVEEENEKPRETLVYDYTKKIVEVNLEDPFIAKGLETLLELIE
- a CDS encoding efflux RND transporter permease subunit, translating into MTDLVLRHHRTLLVVFLLSAFLFALFGLRRISINSDLTNLADKFDQNYKEQIGFLSEKLSSNILVVLAYTDGNIEKAKRAVELLKERFEESGYVSETLKMDNPELFVKYGFLGLDSEVLRRVQNAFDFGEGSFLDFSQWRNLFASLSMLNELAEEYINRKGIEQYILLSPDQRLILINFALNSSVSDVNAIYQAVAGLRNTAKEVSKATGVRFAFTGTPAGVYESNNQVQRDFAITSIVSLSGISLIVYLGYGSLSVLLCLFLSMVVGMCMTLGLAGLLVGEINIVTSFVNAMVLGLGIDYGIHVMTRIAEYSRFKDLREGIKEALSELLKPSLIALLTTVGAFSSMYLGLSRPFVQMATFSIIGMICFYLTMMLFLPSMLLSLRIRPVEHEKLTFLRRLFSMSRSRRFALVVSAVLIAFIPLGALNLKEYWYTPPGLVAKRAESAMAFAELKKSFQRVGFGEICVVAEDLEELHRLDQLLKSSDLFIPPLSVLSLMEFSKFDGNGSAQNLYASLSEMVNNPFLLAVFKRIGMYPQILDMLRLLKGSKDLNDVLSELQKDVPLFFYQRAGHTMYVLYTDTTKDLYKDNRLKIVHNFVTENGVKSFGTPMILYMIMEDMRKSMYSVIFLTVCGIFFMLLLSVRSLKASLWITVGVLASIVGTFGAGSLLNIRTTFMTLLSVPLLLGLGVDSFIHMRHAVLRNDETHTYRTFKSVFLSIITTIAAFGSFSTAQGQLLREFGVLMGIGFVMCFFTTALLSFHVLGGEDRENSDVH
- a CDS encoding glycosyltransferase family 4 protein; translated protein: MKIAMFTETYVPQKNGVATSVFLYKRALEERGHQVYVVTTVGQTNDEIFVLKSSQFKYESNHVIPTSGRLLPVLDFVRRKRVEIIHSHAPFALGLRALATQKYLKIPHVHTYHTLLVEYRHYIPKPLTPSRESVAEFSAWFCNMVNRIVAPTENIKQELMGYGVVKPIHVIPTGIDVESFERPSLLDVRKRHGISPQTKLLLYVGRLAKEKNVSFLLRVLRELLNKNYDVILIFVGDGPERDQLEEEAKGLEIEDRVTFTGALPREQLVDYYQQADLFVFASMTETQGLVVLESLAAGTPVVAVAKMGIANVLKDRKGALLLQEPKLEEFVEKVEMLLSDTRLYDEMRSEGKAYVKQHWSIQKTVQDLEKVYELSLLEGPAEVEYYTSVWIEIIVEKMKQISSKIFTSGGGRRAGFAPFSRTRGR
- a CDS encoding biotin--[acetyl-CoA-carboxylase] ligase; this encodes MIGEKLIRVPIIGSTNDFLKENWKLFPHGTVIVADVQTTGRGRFNRAWYSPEGGLWFSVLFKPRKNMRPNFYTKLSAVSIVRSLRPLKVEAKLKWPNDVYVDGKKLAGILTETIFEEDRLGAIIVGIGMNVNNEIPKELEKKATSLKLLVGEELERLSVLSMILREMNRALRVYSRKPEALTRVWKNMLIQKEGQLICVNVGGETLKGEIVQIDDESITLRIQDKTMRLSSLEIVDC
- a CDS encoding RNA-binding S4 domain-containing protein; its protein translation is MRIDKYLKQNGLIKRRTVAQRMIESGKVLVNGRVVKSSYEVKIGDAIKIIFPFREIEAIVEENGVKIVGRTGRNESDPPNSPQSPAN